From a region of the Luteibaculum oceani genome:
- a CDS encoding T9SS type A sorting domain-containing protein produces the protein MRLQILILTLITITLHGQNLKTYNPFNDDLTGSISTYSSINGYFFEEKVLGSDSTRIFSLDPNFQIAKTLIIPFHAIKSFGISKNIGVIHYTKQNSSYIVDTYNSQLEQVSSTSLDLKLPDTLSYGLRGAFFNPQDKNLYLTFRHLDKVNFNHKLWVVILNENFVHIKTEEILIENTLDYAGEIFSKDSIIYLFGRELAVLDTELKVLWKTTTPENQPGIVNERPEIINNDALNSVCFSENGVITNRLQIVDSAYVLNGQIKREISYRDLINKYDKHGNNIQSRANKFPTNEYLNIWLPKFGQFSNKAPIVGSRTNFGQNPKQSDFVYGTINLDNLEYKGLNYYGKQNETFETMGNSWLQENCEWVITNQIQDIQSGESIEDRVYKVNCQFTNLQRPDNNKTFSVYPIPFINSLKVEFPRYWTGKISLMDTQGKLVYQGNLSNVNSSKIDVSQLAPGIYLLKAQDCFGNATSQRVVKK, from the coding sequence ATGAGGCTACAGATCCTGATTTTAACGCTGATAACAATTACTCTGCATGGTCAGAATTTGAAAACCTATAACCCATTTAATGATGACTTAACCGGTTCCATTAGCACCTATTCATCGATCAATGGTTATTTCTTTGAAGAAAAAGTCTTGGGATCAGATTCGACTAGGATTTTTTCACTCGACCCTAATTTTCAAATTGCTAAAACACTAATCATTCCATTTCACGCAATTAAAAGTTTTGGCATTTCAAAGAATATTGGAGTGATTCATTACACGAAACAGAACAGCAGTTACATTGTAGATACTTATAACTCACAATTAGAGCAAGTTAGTAGTACATCCCTAGACTTAAAACTTCCTGACACTCTTTCATATGGCTTAAGAGGAGCTTTTTTCAACCCACAAGACAAAAATTTGTATTTAACCTTTCGTCATTTGGACAAGGTTAATTTCAATCACAAGTTATGGGTAGTGATCTTAAATGAAAATTTCGTTCATATTAAAACGGAGGAAATTTTAATTGAAAACACCCTTGATTATGCCGGAGAAATCTTTTCTAAAGACAGCATTATATACCTATTCGGGCGAGAACTAGCGGTACTAGATACTGAGTTAAAAGTTCTGTGGAAAACCACAACACCAGAAAATCAACCTGGTATAGTAAATGAAAGACCCGAAATAATAAATAATGACGCTCTAAACTCCGTTTGCTTTAGTGAAAATGGCGTTATAACCAATCGGCTTCAAATAGTGGATTCTGCGTATGTCTTGAATGGACAAATCAAAAGGGAGATTAGCTATAGAGATCTTATAAATAAGTATGATAAACACGGCAATAATATTCAGAGTAGGGCTAATAAGTTTCCTACAAATGAATACTTGAATATTTGGTTACCGAAGTTTGGACAATTTTCCAACAAGGCTCCCATTGTAGGTAGTCGAACAAATTTTGGTCAAAATCCTAAACAAAGTGATTTTGTATATGGGACTATTAATCTTGATAATTTAGAATATAAAGGTCTGAATTATTATGGTAAGCAAAACGAAACTTTTGAAACTATGGGTAATAGTTGGTTGCAAGAAAATTGTGAGTGGGTTATAACTAACCAAATCCAAGATATCCAATCCGGCGAGTCCATCGAAGATAGAGTCTATAAAGTTAATTGTCAATTTACCAATTTACAAAGGCCAGATAACAACAAAACTTTCTCCGTATATCCAATTCCATTTATAAACTCGCTTAAGGTAGAATTTCCAAGGTATTGGACAGGAAAAATTAGCTTAATGGATACTCAAGGGAAATTGGTTTATCAAGGAAACCTTAGCAATGTCAATTCAAGCAAAATAGATGTTAGCCAACTTGCGCCAGGTATTTATTTACTTAAAGCCCAAGACTGCTTTGGGAATGCGACTTCTCAAAGAGTCGTGAAAAAATAA
- the elbB gene encoding isoprenoid biosynthesis glyoxalase ElbB: protein MKKVAVILSGCGVYDGSEIHEAVFTLLALAQNNISYSCFAPNKAQLHVIDHTKGEPTEESRNVLVESARIARGEIQDLKSLDVESFDGIAIPGGFGAAKNLNQWAISGPDGAIDDEVKSSILNALQMGKAIMGLCMGPTVIAKALEGSSYSAKLTVGTDTEESPYDIKGISDGMASIGAEVKMKSIREVMVDDQLKIVTAPCYMMQADITQIHDNIQSAVIAFKKLL, encoded by the coding sequence ATGAAAAAGGTTGCAGTAATACTATCCGGTTGCGGGGTATACGATGGTTCTGAAATTCACGAGGCTGTATTCACCCTATTAGCGCTTGCTCAAAATAATATCTCATACAGTTGTTTTGCTCCCAATAAGGCACAACTTCACGTAATTGATCATACAAAAGGAGAACCAACTGAGGAATCCCGAAATGTATTGGTAGAGTCTGCACGTATTGCAAGGGGAGAAATACAAGACCTTAAAAGTTTAGATGTCGAATCCTTTGATGGGATAGCCATTCCTGGTGGATTTGGTGCCGCAAAAAATTTAAATCAATGGGCAATTTCCGGACCTGATGGAGCTATAGATGACGAGGTTAAATCCAGCATATTAAATGCCTTACAAATGGGTAAAGCCATAATGGGGCTATGTATGGGGCCAACAGTAATTGCAAAGGCATTAGAAGGATCTAGTTACAGCGCTAAACTCACTGTGGGCACCGATACCGAAGAAAGTCCGTACGATATAAAGGGAATAAGCGACGGTATGGCGAGCATTGGAGCCGAAGTAAAAATGAAGTCTATTAGGGAAGTAATGGTGGATGATCAGTTAAAAATTGTAACAGCACCATGTTACATGATGCAAGCTGACATTACCCAGATTCACGATAACATTCAGAGTGCGGTAATAGCTTTTAAGAAGCTGTTGTAG
- a CDS encoding GEVED domain-containing protein has product MKPMYILLLSLFSFNSFAQQYCEYLGDCSGDWIVEVTFNGYKNNTNGCVGYGDYSDSVDFYVQPGATFNVDIDWATYLNSAGYFWIDWDKSGTWDASEMMTVPYTGSTNGTSVVVVPDGVTVGDVLKMRVMLANQADPPDPCVGPVGLYNVDEVEDYEIQVVGDLPTSGGGSYCNAQGSDCGWGHIAKVEFAGKQNASTCTFYGDYTDTIAFKVDAGSDYTLTVTWAGQGTAYNYTMAAWIDYNRNYIFETEEMTAITASGLGVSSGTISIPTNVNNMLTRMRIRMTQNDAPAPCGQQSRGEVEDYAIIIGTPPPTCAIAENPDMGFQGICQKDAELRWSANPNGESPTGYKLWFGSDQNATNLISGIDVGNVTKYNLNFELQKATNYYWKVVPYNAQGDATGCTVWQFTTTTNGDPIPDIIVDRNSASSVTLCQDEQLTLFANVFQGLGNKTYEWTGDDITYLSNTNKDSAHFNSNTIGTNQYIVRVEDELGCYGTDTISVEVTQKAMLGNLVGDVVYCDYDTLELAISDAFGDLQWQLNTGSGWLDITGATKMAYTDNNPVNNTSYRIYASTGVCADTSASATITVYDPMETPEIKAVDDAFDFCPGDSVIIYSSISGDNKWSSGSSADTLVFKNPATLSLYRENSLGCISGTVSASVGHHPVPNKPVIKEARNGEVSLCEGKFTQMSIDKQQGTSISWNGDPQLKASKITVQDPGKYYVDVVNEFGCTNVSDTVILLNRPSPDRVFITLEGDTNFMCQGDSLFLSLETEDEVTWNVAGQASEKRIKITETGSYFATITNSFGCTAASDTMDVFTFENPAKPIIKVVGDKYEFCEGDSTRLRAISEDSYYWNGDTNFSQQFLYVSQSASLWLKAVNDNGCMAFSDTVSVVQHPLPEKPVITSVEGDLHCSVTDAMIQWYYIDGFPVDSANQPVLEDAMTGYYYVEVTDSLTGCSNRSEVFTSIINVSPTIRVGVYPNPAKMGDVVKVEANQTIHYIELRDTQGRVILAKEGNSFTVNKVAKGSYLISVYDQNHALLGYSNIVFW; this is encoded by the coding sequence ATGAAACCAATGTACATTCTCCTACTATCCCTTTTTTCCTTTAACTCATTTGCTCAGCAGTATTGTGAATATTTAGGCGATTGCAGTGGCGATTGGATTGTAGAGGTAACATTCAATGGGTACAAGAACAATACTAATGGCTGTGTAGGTTACGGCGATTACAGCGATAGTGTAGATTTTTATGTTCAACCTGGAGCAACCTTTAATGTGGATATAGATTGGGCGACCTATTTAAATTCTGCCGGATATTTCTGGATTGATTGGGATAAAAGTGGCACCTGGGATGCATCGGAAATGATGACCGTTCCTTATACGGGCTCAACCAACGGTACCTCTGTAGTGGTGGTTCCAGATGGTGTTACGGTTGGCGATGTGCTAAAGATGCGCGTGATGCTGGCGAACCAGGCTGATCCGCCAGATCCATGTGTTGGTCCTGTTGGTTTGTATAACGTGGATGAAGTAGAGGATTATGAAATTCAGGTGGTTGGGGATTTACCAACTTCTGGTGGTGGTTCCTATTGCAACGCCCAAGGTAGTGATTGTGGCTGGGGGCATATTGCTAAGGTGGAATTCGCGGGTAAACAAAATGCTTCCACCTGTACTTTCTATGGAGATTACACCGACACTATAGCCTTTAAGGTAGATGCTGGATCTGATTACACCCTTACCGTAACTTGGGCTGGTCAGGGGACGGCATATAACTATACCATGGCAGCATGGATAGACTACAACCGCAACTACATTTTCGAAACTGAGGAAATGACAGCTATCACTGCTTCGGGATTGGGCGTGTCTTCGGGTACCATTTCTATTCCGACTAATGTAAATAACATGCTTACCCGCATGCGTATTCGTATGACGCAAAACGATGCTCCGGCTCCATGCGGTCAGCAGTCGAGAGGTGAAGTGGAGGACTATGCCATTATTATTGGTACGCCACCGCCAACCTGTGCAATTGCAGAAAATCCCGATATGGGTTTTCAAGGAATTTGCCAAAAGGATGCCGAATTACGATGGAGTGCAAATCCGAATGGCGAATCACCAACGGGCTATAAGCTTTGGTTTGGTAGTGACCAAAATGCTACCAACCTTATCAGCGGTATTGATGTTGGAAATGTTACCAAGTACAATTTGAATTTTGAATTGCAAAAGGCCACTAATTACTATTGGAAGGTGGTTCCATACAATGCGCAGGGAGACGCTACAGGCTGTACAGTTTGGCAATTCACAACCACTACAAATGGAGATCCCATCCCCGATATTATTGTGGATAGAAATAGTGCAAGTAGCGTTACCCTTTGTCAGGATGAGCAGCTAACATTGTTTGCCAATGTTTTTCAAGGCTTGGGCAATAAGACCTATGAGTGGACGGGTGACGACATTACTTACTTAAGTAATACCAATAAAGATTCCGCGCACTTCAATAGCAACACCATAGGTACCAACCAATATATCGTGCGTGTGGAGGACGAATTAGGTTGCTACGGTACAGACACAATTTCGGTAGAAGTTACACAGAAAGCTATGCTTGGTAACCTAGTGGGCGATGTAGTTTACTGTGATTACGACACATTGGAATTGGCTATTTCGGATGCTTTTGGCGACCTCCAGTGGCAGTTGAATACTGGGAGTGGTTGGTTAGATATCACGGGAGCCACAAAAATGGCATATACCGATAATAACCCGGTTAACAATACCAGCTACCGGATATATGCTAGCACCGGAGTTTGTGCAGATACCAGCGCATCCGCTACTATAACTGTTTACGATCCAATGGAAACACCAGAAATTAAGGCAGTGGATGATGCTTTCGATTTTTGTCCAGGCGATTCTGTGATAATTTATTCTTCCATTTCTGGAGATAATAAATGGTCTTCTGGGAGCTCGGCAGATACATTGGTCTTTAAAAACCCTGCCACTTTAAGTCTTTACAGGGAGAATTCCTTGGGATGTATATCTGGTACGGTTAGTGCCTCAGTGGGGCATCATCCCGTGCCCAATAAACCGGTAATTAAAGAAGCGAGAAATGGAGAAGTAAGCTTGTGCGAAGGCAAGTTTACTCAAATGAGTATAGATAAGCAGCAGGGTACGAGTATTTCTTGGAATGGTGATCCGCAGTTGAAAGCATCAAAAATTACCGTTCAAGATCCAGGTAAATACTATGTAGATGTGGTTAACGAATTTGGTTGTACTAACGTGTCCGATACCGTTATACTGCTTAACAGACCTAGCCCAGACCGTGTATTTATTACGCTAGAAGGAGATACAAATTTTATGTGTCAGGGAGACTCTTTGTTTTTGAGCTTGGAAACTGAGGATGAGGTTACGTGGAATGTAGCTGGGCAAGCCTCAGAAAAACGCATTAAAATTACCGAAACGGGTAGCTACTTTGCAACGATAACCAACTCTTTTGGTTGTACTGCGGCCTCTGATACCATGGATGTCTTCACCTTCGAAAATCCTGCAAAACCTATTATTAAGGTGGTGGGAGACAAGTATGAGTTTTGCGAGGGAGATAGCACCCGACTGAGAGCTATTTCTGAGGATAGTTATTACTGGAATGGGGATACCAATTTTAGTCAGCAATTTCTATATGTAAGCCAATCTGCAAGCCTTTGGTTAAAAGCTGTAAATGATAATGGTTGTATGGCCTTTTCCGATACGGTTTCAGTAGTACAACATCCCCTTCCCGAAAAGCCAGTAATTACTTCTGTAGAAGGTGATTTACACTGTTCGGTAACCGATGCTATGATACAGTGGTATTATATAGATGGATTTCCGGTGGACAGTGCTAATCAGCCCGTTTTAGAGGATGCTATGACGGGATACTACTATGTTGAGGTAACCGATTCTTTAACAGGTTGTAGTAATCGGTCCGAAGTTTTTACTAGCATTATAAACGTTTCGCCTACAATTCGTGTAGGGGTTTATCCCAATCCGGCGAAAATGGGTGATGTGGTAAAAGTGGAAGCTAATCAAACCATTCACTATATTGAGTTAAGAGATACCCAAGGGCGAGTTATTTTGGCGAAAGAAGGCAATAGCTTTACCGTTAATAAAGTCGCAAAAGGGAGTTATCTCATTTCAGTGTATGACCAAAATCATGCACTTTTAGGATATTCAAACATTGTTTTTTGGTGA
- a CDS encoding GEVED domain-containing protein: MKRFLLTFSSVLLTIIGYSQQYCDPQALCGGDEDQVEFVALNGKTIYPNFNCSFVDDQTQDTLTMNINGGLITANNSAFINVVIHGYIDWNDDKAFTEDENVPFAGNINTGFSAQVVPPAGQPEGPVRLRVQAIDPVFLALDGPNGCSDNCFHTVDFTINVTSEEVSSEPSEYCAASGYTHPDPDSCMVTETGNAVRNIWVSEFAADNGFSNTSSCGLNNGYSDYTNGIAFAVTPGATVTGQGIIGRASGNNTQFLTAWVDWNRDFVFDDATERIEGVKTDALIEFNFDFAAPTNAVEGPTRLRLRAWDPTLIGYAGEACGSSSEGEVEDYTIYIGTPKVACPIPGTPADQTANLCKDDVTLTWEVNVDGPNPTGYLLSIGTNNPPSDILSDFSLTDTSYDFTAENLNPNTTYYWSVKAFDATDTSSDCSIQSFTTADFPVVEIQNASSSVDTVTICQEEKVVLDAVVNNALGSENFAWTGSNLSSSNTSTTTFTGSSAGIFTLYVSVDNASNCSNTDSVVVVVKEKPTAGETSGNIEICSNEALSLQVFDFSAGVNFQWQRKSGSTWFDISRATSDIYEDSNPLSGVSYRVIVSNEFCSDTTAEVSIEVYDLSVAPNISSNTGSFSFCSGDSITLTSDITNNVAWSTGSTDVEIVVKAAGEYTVSYTDANGCPADTATVDVIENATPSKPVITGDLAFCDGAFTTLSVNDQGFNVAWMDDEANNSSSYTVAEAGSVFVKLFNDLGCEAISDTLDITVNANPAKPTISTSLPGTSFCEGVSVELITDADSLIWNNDANVNTSSIMVDQAGSYYVTALNDAGCSTNSDTLDLSFTELPAQPSIGTLSGNEALCDGDSLVLITDATGDAVWSTGADFDGNNLTIFDGGKYTITVVDAMGCEATSDTLEIIKNDLPEKPLVISQAGDLLTNARGLIQWFRTDGTPVVGETKQVFEDAPDGSYYVEVTDEITGCKNRSDIATGIFGYKRNTAVEAVLYPNPVNAGTKVFVEIEVKIDQLRLLSPSGVAIPVVLEEDSSFATDRLAPGLYLIEAKTKDGANIHLGKLTIIR; the protein is encoded by the coding sequence ATGAAACGTTTTCTTTTAACGTTCAGTAGTGTTCTTTTGACCATTATTGGATATTCCCAGCAATATTGCGATCCACAGGCCCTTTGTGGAGGAGATGAGGATCAAGTAGAATTCGTAGCTCTTAACGGAAAAACGATCTATCCCAATTTCAATTGCAGTTTTGTTGACGATCAAACCCAAGATACCCTAACCATGAATATCAATGGGGGGTTAATTACTGCTAATAATTCTGCTTTTATAAACGTCGTAATTCACGGTTACATCGATTGGAACGATGACAAGGCATTTACCGAAGATGAAAACGTTCCTTTTGCCGGTAATATCAATACTGGATTTTCGGCCCAAGTGGTTCCGCCAGCCGGTCAGCCTGAGGGTCCCGTTAGACTTCGTGTTCAAGCAATAGACCCTGTTTTTTTAGCACTAGATGGACCCAATGGTTGTTCAGATAACTGTTTCCATACCGTAGATTTTACCATCAACGTTACTTCCGAAGAGGTTTCTTCTGAGCCCAGTGAGTATTGCGCGGCAAGTGGATATACCCACCCTGACCCAGACTCTTGTATGGTTACTGAAACTGGAAATGCAGTAAGAAACATTTGGGTAAGCGAGTTTGCAGCAGATAACGGTTTCTCTAATACTTCTTCTTGCGGTTTAAACAACGGATATTCTGATTACACTAACGGAATTGCATTTGCCGTAACTCCTGGTGCTACTGTAACCGGACAGGGTATTATAGGAAGGGCAAGTGGAAACAATACTCAGTTTTTAACCGCTTGGGTAGATTGGAATAGAGACTTTGTTTTTGACGATGCAACCGAGAGAATCGAAGGGGTTAAAACGGATGCTTTAATTGAGTTTAACTTCGATTTCGCGGCACCTACCAATGCGGTGGAAGGACCTACGCGTCTTAGACTTCGTGCATGGGATCCAACGCTTATTGGGTATGCCGGAGAAGCTTGTGGAAGTTCTAGCGAAGGTGAAGTAGAGGACTACACTATTTACATTGGAACACCTAAGGTGGCTTGCCCAATTCCAGGTACTCCAGCTGATCAAACGGCAAATCTTTGTAAAGACGATGTAACCCTTACCTGGGAAGTGAATGTTGATGGGCCAAATCCAACCGGATATTTGTTATCCATTGGAACCAATAACCCACCAAGCGACATTCTATCAGATTTTTCATTAACGGATACCAGCTATGATTTTACAGCTGAGAATTTAAATCCAAACACAACCTATTACTGGTCAGTAAAAGCCTTTGATGCCACTGATACCTCCTCAGATTGTAGCATTCAATCATTTACAACTGCAGATTTTCCAGTAGTGGAAATTCAAAATGCTTCCAGTTCGGTAGATACTGTTACCATTTGTCAGGAAGAGAAGGTGGTGTTGGACGCAGTAGTTAATAATGCCCTGGGTTCTGAAAATTTTGCTTGGACTGGATCTAACCTGAGTAGCAGCAATACCTCTACTACCACTTTTACAGGAAGCTCTGCCGGTATATTTACCTTATACGTTAGTGTTGACAATGCTAGCAATTGCAGCAATACAGATTCTGTGGTTGTAGTGGTTAAAGAAAAGCCTACTGCAGGAGAAACATCTGGTAATATCGAAATCTGTTCTAATGAAGCACTTTCATTGCAGGTTTTTGATTTCAGTGCAGGAGTAAATTTCCAATGGCAACGTAAGAGTGGATCAACCTGGTTTGATATTTCCAGAGCAACTAGCGACATTTATGAGGATAGTAATCCATTAAGCGGAGTTTCGTACCGAGTAATAGTTTCAAATGAATTTTGCTCGGATACCACCGCAGAGGTGAGCATAGAGGTTTATGACTTATCTGTGGCTCCCAATATTAGCTCTAACACTGGTAGTTTTTCTTTCTGTTCGGGTGATAGCATAACCCTAACATCAGACATAACTAATAATGTAGCTTGGTCTACGGGTAGCACCGATGTCGAAATAGTGGTTAAAGCCGCGGGGGAATACACTGTTTCATATACCGATGCCAATGGATGCCCTGCCGACACGGCTACTGTGGACGTAATTGAAAACGCAACCCCAAGTAAACCAGTAATTACAGGTGATTTAGCTTTTTGCGATGGAGCATTTACAACCTTATCAGTTAACGATCAGGGCTTTAATGTTGCATGGATGGATGATGAGGCCAACAATTCTTCATCATATACAGTTGCTGAAGCGGGTTCTGTTTTTGTAAAGCTTTTTAACGATCTAGGGTGTGAAGCGATTTCTGATACCTTAGATATTACTGTTAATGCTAATCCAGCTAAGCCAACCATTAGCACAAGTCTTCCAGGCACCTCATTTTGTGAGGGCGTTTCAGTAGAGTTAATAACGGATGCCGACTCATTAATATGGAATAACGATGCCAATGTGAATACTTCAAGTATCATGGTTGATCAAGCTGGCTCTTACTATGTAACAGCCTTAAATGATGCAGGTTGTAGCACTAATTCAGATACCCTAGATTTAAGCTTTACCGAATTGCCTGCACAACCGTCTATAGGTACTTTGAGTGGAAATGAAGCATTATGTGATGGCGACTCTCTGGTACTAATTACGGACGCCACTGGAGATGCAGTATGGAGTACAGGTGCGGATTTCGATGGTAACAACCTTACCATTTTCGACGGTGGAAAATATACAATCACGGTTGTAGACGCCATGGGTTGTGAGGCTACTTCAGATACGCTTGAAATTATAAAAAATGACCTTCCTGAAAAGCCTTTGGTTATTTCACAAGCGGGAGATTTACTAACCAACGCTAGAGGATTAATTCAGTGGTTTAGAACCGATGGAACTCCGGTGGTAGGAGAGACTAAGCAAGTATTCGAAGATGCTCCGGATGGATCATACTATGTGGAGGTAACCGATGAAATAACGGGGTGTAAAAATAGATCGGATATAGCAACAGGTATTTTTGGTTACAAGCGCAATACGGCTGTAGAGGCGGTGTTGTATCCGAATCCAGTAAATGCAGGAACTAAAGTTTTTGTAGAAATAGAGGTTAAAATTGATCAATTGAGATTGCTTTCTCCCTCCGGAGTTGCTATTCCAGTTGTCCTTGAGGAGGATTCCTCATTTGCTACGGATAGATTGGCGCCTGGTCTGTATTTAATTGAAGCGAAGACCAAGGATGGGGCAAATATCCACCTGGGAAAACTTACCATTATTAGGTAG